One region of Agrobacterium tumefaciens genomic DNA includes:
- the yacG gene encoding DNA gyrase inhibitor YacG yields MTKSSPEGSGNVTPLRKTKPCPECGRPSTREDYPFCSDRCRSLDLARWLNGSYAIPVADDESSADEQDSFKNSSE; encoded by the coding sequence ATGACAAAATCATCTCCTGAAGGTTCGGGAAATGTCACGCCGCTTCGGAAAACGAAGCCATGTCCGGAGTGCGGGCGGCCCTCGACACGGGAAGACTATCCGTTCTGTTCGGATCGCTGCCGCTCGCTCGATCTCGCCCGCTGGCTGAACGGTTCCTACGCCATTCCTGTCGCCGACGACGAAAGCAGCGCGGACGAGCAGGACTCGTTCAAAAATTCCTCCGAATAA
- a CDS encoding Maf-like protein has translation MTNSKQKLVLASGSPRRLELLHQIGIEPARLMPMDIDETPVKLEHPRTLCRRLSLQKAEAAHAALKSEQTWKDAYVLGSDTVVAVGRRIVGKAEYTEEASAALHLLSGRSHWVYTGICLVTPGGKIRQKVVETKVRFKRLTTREIDAYIASGQWRGKAGAYGIQGIAGSFVQKLTGSYTNVVGLPLYETMSLLSGEGFEVTSGWLEG, from the coding sequence ATGACCAACTCAAAACAAAAGCTCGTTCTGGCATCCGGTTCGCCGCGGCGTCTGGAACTGTTGCACCAGATCGGCATCGAGCCGGCACGTCTGATGCCGATGGATATCGACGAGACGCCCGTAAAGCTTGAGCATCCGCGCACGCTGTGCCGTCGCCTGTCGCTACAGAAGGCCGAGGCTGCGCATGCGGCGCTGAAGAGCGAGCAGACGTGGAAAGACGCCTATGTTCTCGGCTCCGACACCGTGGTGGCCGTGGGTCGCCGCATTGTCGGCAAGGCGGAATATACCGAGGAGGCTTCCGCAGCGCTGCATCTTCTCTCGGGGCGCAGCCATTGGGTCTATACCGGCATCTGCCTTGTGACGCCCGGCGGCAAAATCCGTCAGAAGGTTGTGGAAACCAAGGTGCGTTTCAAACGCCTTACCACGCGCGAGATCGACGCCTATATCGCTTCCGGGCAATGGCGCGGCAAAGCCGGGGCCTATGGTATCCAGGGCATTGCCGGCTCATTCGTGCAGAAACTGACCGGCTCCTACACCAATGTCGTCGGCCTGCCGCTGTATGAGACCATGTCGCTTCTTTCCGGTGAAGGATTCGAGGTGACGTCGGGCTGGCTCGAAGGATAG
- the infA gene encoding translation initiation factor IF-1, with translation MTKEEVLEFPGIVTELLPNATFRVKLENEHEIIAHTAGRMRKNRIRVLAGDKVLVEMTPYDLSKGRITYRFK, from the coding sequence ATGACAAAAGAAGAAGTCCTCGAATTCCCGGGCATCGTAACCGAATTGCTGCCGAACGCAACATTCCGCGTGAAGCTTGAGAACGAACACGAAATCATCGCCCACACGGCGGGCCGCATGCGCAAGAACCGTATCCGCGTTCTGGCGGGCGACAAGGTGCTGGTCGAAATGACGCCTTACGACCTGAGCAAGGGCCGCATCACCTATCGCTTCAAGTAA
- a CDS encoding arsenate-mycothiol transferase ArsC translates to MRDPATAPNGGQAPKSVLFMCGMNSIRSPMAEVIAKRLVAPGIYIQSAGVRAGERDPFVDAVLEEQGFSLGKHKPRTLDEIEDDFFDLIITLTPEAHHAALELTRSNSLDVVYWPTMDPTVITGTRDQILDAYREVRDHLARLITERLPGRPQPAADTLSKD, encoded by the coding sequence ATGAGAGATCCCGCCACGGCTCCAAATGGGGGACAGGCTCCCAAATCGGTCCTCTTCATGTGCGGTATGAACTCCATCCGTTCTCCCATGGCCGAGGTCATCGCCAAACGACTGGTGGCGCCCGGCATCTACATCCAGTCGGCCGGCGTGCGTGCGGGCGAGCGTGACCCCTTTGTGGATGCGGTGCTGGAAGAACAGGGATTTTCGCTCGGCAAACACAAACCGCGCACATTGGACGAGATCGAGGATGATTTTTTCGATCTGATCATTACATTGACACCCGAAGCTCATCACGCAGCACTTGAACTGACACGCTCCAACTCGCTCGACGTTGTCTATTGGCCAACCATGGACCCAACCGTCATCACCGGCACGCGGGACCAGATTCTGGATGCCTATCGCGAGGTGCGGGACCATCTTGCCAGGCTGATTACCGAACGCCTGCCAGGAAGGCCGCAGCCGGCAGCAGATACGCTTTCAAAAGACTGA
- a CDS encoding UPF0262 family protein: MASGDFRLCDVVLDDSIGRSTPDVEHERAVAIFDLIEENTFEPFGHEGGPYRLHISLVDAKLVFSIKTEDEKDVSTHILSLTPFRRIIKDYFLICESYYEAIRSSTPSQIEAIDMGRRGIHNDGSQTLMDRLSGKIKIDFDTARRLFTLVCVLYWRG; the protein is encoded by the coding sequence ATGGCTTCAGGCGATTTCCGGCTCTGCGATGTGGTTCTGGACGATAGCATCGGCCGGTCCACGCCGGACGTGGAGCATGAACGCGCCGTCGCCATTTTCGATCTGATCGAGGAAAACACGTTCGAACCATTCGGCCATGAGGGCGGCCCATACCGGCTGCACATATCGCTGGTCGATGCCAAGCTGGTTTTCTCGATCAAGACCGAAGACGAGAAGGATGTCTCGACCCATATCCTGTCGCTGACGCCGTTCCGCCGCATCATCAAGGATTATTTCCTGATCTGCGAAAGCTATTACGAGGCGATACGCTCCTCCACTCCAAGCCAGATCGAGGCGATCGACATGGGCAGGCGGGGCATTCACAATGACGGCTCGCAGACTTTGATGGACCGGCTTTCCGGCAAGATCAAGATCGATTTCGATACTGCGCGCCGTCTCTTCACCCTTGTCTGTGTGCTTTATTGGCGGGGTTAG
- the hisD gene encoding histidinol dehydrogenase, whose translation MAIWLERASADFEQKFAAFLTTKREVSEDVNATVRDIIDDVRNRGDAALAHYSIKFDGIDFSKVSMRVTAEEIDAAVAAVDRSVIEALELAARRIEKHHARQMPKDDIYEDEIGVGLGSRWTAIEAVGLYVPGGTASYPSSVLMNAVPAKVAGVERIVMVVPANGGVINPAVLAAARIAGVEEIYRIGGAQAVAALAYGTETITPVAKIVGPGNAYVAAAKRHVFGTVGIDMIAGPSEVLVIADKDNDPDWLAADLLAQAEHDRGAQSILITDNAELGKAVEAAVERQLKRLSRAETAAASWADFGAIILVEKLTDAIPLANRIAAEHLELAVDDPDALMAHIRNAGAIFVGRHTPEVIGDYVGGSNHVLPTARSARFSSGLSVLDFVKRTSILRLGPEQLRQLAPAAITLARSEGLDAHARSVSIRLNPES comes from the coding sequence GTGGCAATCTGGCTGGAGCGGGCATCGGCTGATTTCGAACAGAAATTCGCTGCCTTCCTGACAACCAAGAGGGAAGTTTCGGAAGACGTCAACGCGACCGTTCGCGACATCATCGATGACGTCCGCAATCGCGGCGATGCGGCCCTGGCCCACTACTCCATTAAATTCGACGGGATCGATTTCTCGAAGGTCTCGATGCGGGTGACAGCGGAAGAGATCGATGCGGCCGTCGCAGCCGTTGACAGAAGTGTCATCGAAGCTCTCGAACTCGCAGCCCGGCGCATTGAAAAACACCATGCGCGGCAGATGCCGAAGGACGATATCTACGAAGACGAGATCGGTGTGGGCCTAGGTTCACGCTGGACGGCGATCGAAGCTGTCGGCCTTTATGTGCCCGGCGGCACCGCGAGCTATCCAAGCTCCGTCCTTATGAATGCTGTCCCCGCCAAGGTTGCCGGTGTAGAGCGTATCGTCATGGTCGTGCCGGCGAATGGCGGCGTGATAAACCCCGCCGTTCTTGCCGCCGCGCGCATCGCAGGTGTTGAGGAAATCTACCGCATTGGCGGCGCACAGGCCGTGGCTGCACTCGCCTACGGCACGGAAACAATCACGCCTGTCGCCAAGATTGTCGGCCCCGGCAATGCCTATGTGGCGGCCGCGAAACGGCATGTCTTCGGAACTGTCGGCATCGACATGATCGCCGGGCCTTCCGAAGTGCTTGTCATTGCCGACAAGGACAACGATCCGGATTGGCTGGCCGCCGATCTTCTGGCGCAGGCGGAGCATGACCGTGGCGCGCAGTCCATCCTCATCACCGACAATGCAGAACTCGGCAAGGCGGTGGAGGCGGCGGTGGAACGGCAGCTGAAACGGCTGTCGCGCGCCGAGACGGCAGCGGCGAGCTGGGCGGATTTCGGTGCGATCATTCTCGTCGAAAAGCTCACCGATGCCATTCCCTTGGCCAACCGCATTGCGGCCGAGCATCTGGAGCTTGCCGTTGACGATCCGGACGCGCTGATGGCGCATATCCGCAATGCCGGCGCGATCTTCGTCGGGCGCCATACGCCTGAGGTGATCGGCGATTATGTCGGCGGCTCCAACCACGTTCTGCCGACGGCGCGCTCAGCGCGCTTCTCTTCCGGCCTTTCGGTGCTGGATTTCGTCAAGCGTACCTCGATCCTACGTCTCGGGCCTGAGCAGCTGCGGCAGCTTGCGCCGGCGGCGATCACCCTTGCCCGTTCGGAGGGGCTGGACGCGCATGCGCGCTCCGTCTCCATTCGCCTCAACCCGGAAAGTTAA
- a CDS encoding DUF2948 family protein: MSGLKLLALDTEDLSVISTHMQDSVFKLKDVAFEAKQGQFTLSANRFVWESANKKNLPPERCRSVVFLKRVSAVRSHGINRNDKEQVLSLLAIRFVQNGEGPDGAVELTLSGGGAIALDVECIEAQLTDVSGAWETAAKPHHPDSE; encoded by the coding sequence ATGAGCGGCCTGAAATTGCTCGCGCTGGATACTGAAGATCTCTCCGTCATTTCGACGCACATGCAGGACAGCGTCTTCAAACTGAAGGACGTTGCATTCGAGGCAAAGCAGGGCCAATTTACACTTTCCGCCAATCGTTTCGTCTGGGAAAGCGCGAATAAGAAGAACCTGCCGCCGGAGCGATGCCGCAGCGTGGTTTTCCTGAAGCGGGTCTCCGCCGTCCGCTCGCACGGCATCAATCGCAATGATAAGGAACAGGTGCTTTCGCTCCTTGCAATCCGCTTCGTGCAGAACGGCGAAGGTCCTGATGGCGCCGTCGAACTGACGCTTTCGGGCGGCGGGGCTATCGCACTCGATGTCGAATGCATCGAGGCGCAGCTGACGGATGTGAGCGGCGCCTGGGAAACTGCCGCCAAACCGCATCATCCCGATAGCGAATAA
- the murA gene encoding UDP-N-acetylglucosamine 1-carboxyvinyltransferase, translated as MDRIRITGGNKLNGIIPISGAKNAALPLMIASLLTSDTLTLENVPHLADVEQLIRILGNHGVDISVNGRRESQGEAYSRTVHFTCRTIVDTTAPYELVSKMRASFWVIGPLLAREGRARVSLPGGCAIGTRPVDLFIEGLQALGATMEIDGGYINASAPKGGLIGAVYTFPKVSVGATHVMLMAASLARGTTVIHNAAREPEVVDLAHCLIAMGAKIEGAGTSTITIEGVTSLSGARHRVLPDRIETGTYAMAVAMAGGDVVLEGTRASLLDNALDTLRLAGVSISDTETGLRVVRNGNGIQPVDIVTEPFPGFPTDLQAQFMALMTRSQGVSHITETIFENRFMHVQELARLGAKISLSGQMARIEGVTRLKGAPVMATDLRASVSLVIAGLVAEGETMVSRVYHLDRGFERLEEKLTRCGALVERVSD; from the coding sequence ATGGATCGCATCAGAATTACGGGTGGTAACAAGCTCAACGGCATCATTCCCATCTCCGGCGCGAAAAACGCCGCCTTGCCGTTGATGATCGCTTCGCTTCTGACCAGCGACACGCTAACGCTCGAAAACGTGCCGCATCTGGCGGACGTCGAGCAGCTCATCCGTATTCTCGGCAATCATGGCGTCGATATTTCGGTCAATGGTCGTCGCGAAAGCCAGGGCGAAGCCTATTCCCGCACGGTCCACTTCACCTGCCGCACCATTGTCGACACCACCGCACCTTACGAGCTGGTTTCCAAGATGCGCGCCAGCTTCTGGGTCATCGGCCCGCTTCTGGCCCGTGAAGGCCGTGCGCGCGTTTCACTGCCCGGCGGCTGTGCCATCGGCACACGTCCGGTGGACCTGTTCATCGAGGGCCTGCAGGCGCTTGGCGCAACGATGGAGATCGATGGCGGCTATATCAACGCCAGCGCTCCGAAGGGCGGCCTTATCGGCGCTGTTTATACCTTCCCGAAAGTCTCCGTCGGCGCGACGCATGTGATGCTGATGGCCGCGAGCCTTGCAAGAGGCACCACCGTCATTCACAACGCCGCCCGCGAACCGGAAGTCGTCGATCTAGCGCACTGCCTGATTGCGATGGGCGCGAAGATCGAAGGCGCTGGCACCTCCACCATCACCATCGAGGGCGTCACATCGCTTTCCGGCGCACGCCACCGGGTGCTGCCTGACCGTATCGAGACAGGCACCTATGCCATGGCCGTTGCCATGGCTGGCGGTGATGTGGTGCTGGAAGGCACGCGTGCATCGCTGCTCGACAATGCGCTGGACACGCTGCGGCTTGCCGGAGTGTCGATCAGCGACACGGAGACCGGTCTGCGCGTCGTGCGCAACGGCAACGGCATTCAGCCGGTCGATATCGTCACCGAACCCTTCCCCGGCTTCCCTACCGACCTTCAGGCGCAGTTCATGGCGCTGATGACCCGGTCGCAGGGTGTATCCCACATTACCGAAACCATCTTCGAAAACCGCTTCATGCATGTGCAGGAACTGGCCCGTCTCGGCGCGAAGATTTCGCTCTCCGGGCAGATGGCCCGTATCGAAGGCGTTACCCGCCTGAAGGGTGCGCCTGTCATGGCAACCGATCTGCGCGCCTCGGTGTCGTTGGTCATTGCGGGCCTGGTGGCGGAAGGCGAGACCATGGTTTCGCGCGTCTACCACCTCGATCGCGGTTTCGAACGGCTTGAAGAAAAGCTCACCCGCTGCGGTGCGCTGGTCGAACGCGTCAGCGATTGA